DNA sequence from the Chlamydiota bacterium genome:
ACGCGGGGTGCGCGCTCGCCGTCGCCGCCCCCGCGCCTTTCGTCGGGCGGGGAGGGGAGAAGCTCGACGCCGCGCTCAAAACGTTCCGCGTCCCCGTCTCGGGGAGGCACTGCCTCGACCTGGGCGCCTCCACGGGCGGTTTCACCGACTGCTTGCTCAAGGCGGGGGCAACCTCCGTGATCGCCGTCGACGTCGGGCGCGGGCAGCTCGACCGGCGCCTGCGCGAGGACCCGCGGGTCGTCGTGCGGGAACGGACAAACGCGCGGTACCTGTCCCGCGAGGATCTCCCGCGGGATGCGGAGCTGGTCACCGTGGACCTTTCGTTCATATCGCTCGACAAGGTGCTCCCGGCGATCTCCCGCCTGATCGTCGGAGGGGGAGATCTGGTCGCCCTGGTCAAGCCGCAGTTCGAGGCGGGGCGGAGCGAGGTGCAGCGCGGCGGCGTCGTCCGAAACGGGCGGGTGCACGCGCGCGTCGTCTGGCACGCCTGCCTGGCGGCAGAGCGGTGCGGGCTCGAGATCATGGGGATCGCCGAATCCCCGCTGACGGGGCCCGCGGGCAACCGGGAGTTTTTCATCCACGCGAGGAAACCGTGAAGACGAACGCGGCGAAACGGCGCGGCATCCGCACAGTCGCCCTCGTGGCCAACGCGCGCAAGAGGGGGGCGGCCGCGACGGTCGCGCGGATTGCGCGGTTCCTGCGCGGGCGCGGGATGCGCCTCGTCGCCGATCCGGAGACCGCCCGGCTCCTCGGGGAGGAGGCGATAGCCAGGGACGACGAAACCCTGCGGGGGGAGGCGGACCTTGCGGTGAGCGTCGGCGGCGACGGCACGGTCCTGAAGGCGGCGCGCATCGTGGCCGGGAGCCGGGTCCCTCTGATGGGGATCAACCTCGGCGGCCTCGGCTTCCTCACCGCCACCGCGCGCGCCGGGGCCTCCCGGTGCCTCAAGGAGGCGCTCCGGGGGAGGCTCCGCGCCGAGGAGCGGATGATGCTCAGGGTATCCCTCGTGCGCGGCGGGCGGGAGATCTGCGCGCACGTCGCCCTGAACGACGCGGTGATCGGGAAGGGGGCCCAGGCGCGCCTGATGGCGCTGGAGACGTTTATCGGGGACGAGTTCCTCGTCACCTACGTCGCCGACGGCCTGATCATCTCGAGCCCCACCGGATCCACCGCCTACTCGCTCTCCGCGGGGGGGGCCCTTGTCAGCCCCGCCTTGGATGCTATAATGGTAACGCCGATCTGCCCGCACATGCTCACGAACCGTCCGATCATCGTGCCGGGCGGGAAAGCGGTGCGGGCGCGGATCTCGACGCACGGGCGCGAAGCGACGCTCTCGATAGACGGGCAGGTGAACGAGGCGCTGGCGGACGGCGACGAGGTGTCGGTGGCGAAGGCGGAGGGGCGGCTCACGCTGCTCGCCTCCCCGCGGAGGACGCACTTCACGCTGCTCAGGGAGAAGCTCCACTGGGGAGGACGGACGCTGCATGGCTAGGGTCACCATAGACATCACGCGCTGCAAGGGGTGCGAACTCTGCGTGGAGTCGTGCCCCCAGGGCGTCATCGCCATGTCGAAGTCCCTCAACGACAAGGGGGTCCACTTCGCGCAGCCGGCCCGCATCGAGGAGTGTACCGGGTGCGGCCTCTGCGCGATGATGTGCCCCGACGTCATCATCGAGGTGGACCGGGAGGAGACCCCGGCCCCTGCGCACGCCCCCCGCCCCCCCGAACTGGACCCCGCGGGGACACCCCCGGAACCGTAGCACGGTGACGTCATGGCGAAAAAGAAGCTGATGTGCGGGAACGAGGCGCTCTCGGAGGCGGCCATCGCGGCCGGGTGCCGGTGCTACTTCGGCTACCCGATCACGCCGCAGAACGAGGTGACCTCCTATATGTCGCGGCGGATGCCGGAGGTCGGCGGGCAGTTCGTGCAGAGCGAGAGCGAGCTCGCCGCCATCAACATGGTCTTCGGCGCCTCCGCGGTCGGCGCCCGGGCGATCACCTCCTCCTCGAGCCCCGGCATCAGCCTGATGCAGGAGGGGATCTCGTACATCGCGGGGTGCGAGCTCCCCGCGGTCATCGTGAACATCATGCGCGGCGGCCCCGGTCTCGGCAACATCGGCCCGAGCCAGGCCGACTACTTCCAGGCGACCCGCGGCGGCGGCCACGGCGACTACCACGTGATCGTTCTCGCACCCGCGAGCGTGCAGGAGCTGGTGGACCATGTCTTCCTCGCCTTCGATCTCGCCGACAGATACCGGAACCCGGTGATGATCCTCGGGGACGGCGTGCTCGGGCAGATGGTCGAACCGGTGGAGATCTCCGCCAAACGGCATGCGCGGCTCCCGGCGAAGGAGTGGGCGCTCACCGGGTGCGCGGGCAGGGAGCCCAACAAGGTGCGCTCGCTCGTGCTCGGCGACAACGAGCTCCTCGCGCACAACAACAAGCTCCAGGCGAGATACCGTCAGATCGCCGAGACGGAGATGCGCGCGGAGTCGTTCCAGACCGACGGCGCCGAGCTCCTCCTGGTCGCCTACGGAACGCCGTCGCGGACCTGCCGCGCCGCGCTCAAGGAGTTCAGGGCGCGGGGGTACCGGGTCGGCCTCTTCAGGCCGGTCACGCTTTGGCCGTTCCCGGCGGCGGCGCTCACCGAGGCCGCGAAGGCGGCGCGTGTCGTCCTCGTGGTCGAGATGAGCGCCGGGCAGCTCATCCAGGATGTGCGCCTCGCCCTCGGGAAATCGCCGGCGCAGGTGGAGCTTCTCGGCAAGCCGGGCGGCGAGGTGATCCAGAAGGCCGAGGTGAACGCGGCGATCGAGAAGGTCGTCGAGGCGCACGGCCTCAAGAGAAGGTGACCGTGCGGGCGGGCGAAGACGGGAAGGATGCCTGAATGAAACGCGGGACGGCGCGGCCGAAAAGCCTCAGGGACGTCGAGACGCACTACTGCGCCGGCTGCGGGCACGGGATCGTTCATCGGCTGATCGCCGAGGCGGTCGACGAGCTCGGCATTCGCGAGCGCGTGGTGGGCATCGCCCCCGTCGGCTGCGCGGTGCTCGCCTACGACTACTTCAACTTCGACGTGAGCGAGGCGGCGCACGGGCGGGCCCCCGCGGTCGCCACGGGGATGAAGCGCGCGCGTCCGGATCTGATCGTCTTCTCCTACCAGGGGGACGGGGACCTCGCCGCTATCGGGATGGCGGAGATCATCCACGCGGCGAACCGCGGGGAGGGGATCACCGTCTTCTTCGTCAACAACGCGGTCTACGGGATGACCGGTGGCCAGATGGCCCCGACCACGATGCTCGGGCAGAAGACCATGACCTCGCCCCGCGGCCGCGCGGCCGCGCATGAGGGGAACCCGATACGGGTCGCCGAGCTCCTCGCGCAGTTCGACGGGGTGAAGTTCGTGGAGCGCTGCACCGTCTCCAAGCCCAAGAACGTCGCCAAGACGAAGGCCGCGATCAAGCTCGCCCTGCGGCTGCAGGTCGAGGGGAAGGGGTTCGGTTTCGTCGAGATCCTCTCGCCGT
Encoded proteins:
- a CDS encoding TlyA family RNA methyltransferase, with the translated sequence MKVRLDRLLVERGFFESGEKARRAVMAGTVTVDGRRADKAGKAVDAGCALAVAAPAPFVGRGGEKLDAALKTFRVPVSGRHCLDLGASTGGFTDCLLKAGATSVIAVDVGRGQLDRRLREDPRVVVRERTNARYLSREDLPRDAELVTVDLSFISLDKVLPAISRLIVGGGDLVALVKPQFEAGRSEVQRGGVVRNGRVHARVVWHACLAAERCGLEIMGIAESPLTGPAGNREFFIHARKP
- a CDS encoding NAD(+) kinase; amino-acid sequence: MKTNAAKRRGIRTVALVANARKRGAAATVARIARFLRGRGMRLVADPETARLLGEEAIARDDETLRGEADLAVSVGGDGTVLKAARIVAGSRVPLMGINLGGLGFLTATARAGASRCLKEALRGRLRAEERMMLRVSLVRGGREICAHVALNDAVIGKGAQARLMALETFIGDEFLVTYVADGLIISSPTGSTAYSLSAGGALVSPALDAIMVTPICPHMLTNRPIIVPGGKAVRARISTHGREATLSIDGQVNEALADGDEVSVAKAEGRLTLLASPRRTHFTLLREKLHWGGRTLHG
- a CDS encoding 4Fe-4S dicluster domain-containing protein; the protein is MARVTIDITRCKGCELCVESCPQGVIAMSKSLNDKGVHFAQPARIEECTGCGLCAMMCPDVIIEVDREETPAPAHAPRPPELDPAGTPPEP
- a CDS encoding 3-methyl-2-oxobutanoate dehydrogenase subunit VorB produces the protein MAKKKLMCGNEALSEAAIAAGCRCYFGYPITPQNEVTSYMSRRMPEVGGQFVQSESELAAINMVFGASAVGARAITSSSSPGISLMQEGISYIAGCELPAVIVNIMRGGPGLGNIGPSQADYFQATRGGGHGDYHVIVLAPASVQELVDHVFLAFDLADRYRNPVMILGDGVLGQMVEPVEISAKRHARLPAKEWALTGCAGREPNKVRSLVLGDNELLAHNNKLQARYRQIAETEMRAESFQTDGAELLLVAYGTPSRTCRAALKEFRARGYRVGLFRPVTLWPFPAAALTEAAKAARVVLVVEMSAGQLIQDVRLALGKSPAQVELLGKPGGEVIQKAEVNAAIEKVVEAHGLKRR
- a CDS encoding 2-oxoglutarate oxidoreductase, with amino-acid sequence MKRGTARPKSLRDVETHYCAGCGHGIVHRLIAEAVDELGIRERVVGIAPVGCAVLAYDYFNFDVSEAAHGRAPAVATGMKRARPDLIVFSYQGDGDLAAIGMAEIIHAANRGEGITVFFVNNAVYGMTGGQMAPTTMLGQKTMTSPRGRAAAHEGNPIRVAELLAQFDGVKFVERCTVSKPKNVAKTKAAIKLALRLQVEGKGFGFVEILSPCPTYWGLQPRVAMKMIDEKMTEVFPLGRFKYVCPEGEGR